Proteins co-encoded in one Pirellulales bacterium genomic window:
- a CDS encoding DUF3299 domain-containing protein, with translation MSISRRRFDLGSGTALAIAALAAMAVSLAVAGGCGEKSLPAATASVASSTTKPKIEVASLEGSSKAMPGSPAARDSAKPVPARRLPLRDITFDTVKLNMQKGDPFRPELLTSAVKKLDGNRIRIRGFILPPPQQTGLTKFVLVRDNMACCFGPGAAIYDSMIVQLKQPLTMDYTVLPVTVEGTFNIHQVNIGDRTLSIYHVTADKAQ, from the coding sequence ATGAGCATTTCGCGGCGGCGGTTCGATCTCGGTAGCGGCACGGCGTTGGCGATTGCGGCACTTGCAGCGATGGCCGTGTCGCTTGCGGTCGCCGGCGGATGCGGCGAGAAATCGCTTCCAGCCGCGACGGCCTCGGTCGCTTCGAGCACCACGAAGCCGAAAATCGAAGTGGCGTCGCTGGAAGGCTCGTCCAAGGCGATGCCGGGTTCGCCCGCCGCTAGAGATTCTGCAAAGCCGGTTCCCGCCCGCCGGCTCCCGCTGCGCGACATCACATTCGACACCGTCAAGCTGAACATGCAAAAGGGCGATCCTTTTCGCCCTGAATTGCTCACTTCCGCGGTGAAAAAGCTCGATGGCAATCGGATTCGCATCCGTGGCTTCATCCTGCCGCCGCCTCAACAAACCGGACTGACCAAATTCGTGTTGGTGCGCGACAACATGGCCTGTTGTTTCGGTCCCGGCGCCGCCATCTACGATTCGATGATCGTGCAGTTAAAACAGCCTTTGACGATGGACTACACCGTGCTGCCGGTGACGGTCGAGGGGACGTTCAACATCCACCAAGTCAACATCGGCGACCGCACCTTGTCGATCTATCACGTGACGGCCGACAAGGCGCAGTAA